From Salipiger profundus, a single genomic window includes:
- the radC gene encoding RadC family protein, with protein MTRKMRTPAVEPQPLRFSAQEQAVVYEARQILLRHLNQNPVLSSWQAVLDYCALTIRGDVERFHVLYLDRRNRLISDECLAIGTVDHVPVYPREVLRRCLALNASALIIVHNHPAGDPEPSAADLAMTKEIRNASASLGVILHDHIITGAGRETSLRARGDL; from the coding sequence ATGACACGAAAGATGAGAACACCCGCCGTCGAACCGCAGCCGCTCCGGTTCTCGGCCCAGGAGCAGGCCGTGGTCTATGAAGCCCGGCAGATCCTGCTGCGCCATCTCAACCAGAACCCTGTCCTGTCGTCCTGGCAGGCGGTGCTCGACTATTGCGCCCTCACCATCAGGGGCGATGTGGAGCGGTTCCATGTCCTCTATCTCGACCGGAGGAACCGGCTGATCTCCGACGAATGCCTCGCCATCGGCACAGTCGATCATGTCCCGGTCTATCCCCGGGAGGTGCTGCGGCGCTGCCTGGCACTCAATGCCTCGGCGCTGATCATCGTCCACAATCATCCGGCCGGCGATCCCGAGCCCTCGGCGGCCGACCTCGCGATGACGAAAGAAATCCGAAACGCCTCTGCGTCCCTGGGGGTGATACTGCACGACCACATCATCACCGGGGCTGGCCGGGAGACCAGCCTGCGCGCCCGCGGCGACCTCTGA
- a CDS encoding ParB/RepB/Spo0J family partition protein: MATATQKITLSSSRDIPFNKLVLSQSNVRRVKAGISVEELAESIARRGLIQSLHVRPELDAEGQETGLFEVPAGGRRYRALELLVKQKRLNKTTPVPCIVSEASDDILIDEVSLAENIERAPLHPLDQYRAFQVLREKGMSEEEIAAAFFVDAKVVKQRLRLVSVSPALLETYAEDGMTLEQLMAFTVSDNHARQEQVWEAIKDGWQKEPYTIRRMLTETTVRASDKRALFVGIEAYEAAGGYVLRDLFQQDDGGWLQDPVLLDRLAGEKLKAEAETIAAEGWKWIEVAVDFPYGHTSRLRRLTGTTVDLTDDERAEREKLRDEFDALEAECAQADEFPDEVDARLGEIEVTLEAFEARPMRYDADQMARAGVFVSIRHDGQLAVERGYVRPEDEAADGQEGDGADGCSLEGGESGGMQRAVITLGGTATDPEEDEELETIRPLPDRLVSELTAHRTLALRDAVATNPHVAMSALLHRLVADCFLPHSIRGCLEAHVREVHFPAQADDLGESVSARAIAERHERWGDHIPADDAALWDWLVDQDDDTRMELLAHCISFGVNALHEKPNPYGGMGVSQHGLDIRLSQADRLARATGLDMVAVGWRPTVGNYLGRVTKPRIIEAVREGAGERAAQLIDHLKKGDMAKEAERLLAETGWLPEPLRMVDPDADIALDAGGDTEADDLPEFLAGDGEDEDATEDEEQSMVAAE, translated from the coding sequence ATGGCCACTGCCACGCAGAAGATCACCCTGTCGTCCTCGCGCGACATCCCCTTCAACAAGCTGGTGCTCAGCCAGTCCAACGTCCGGCGGGTGAAGGCCGGCATCTCGGTCGAGGAACTGGCCGAGTCCATCGCCCGCCGCGGGCTGATCCAGTCCCTGCATGTCCGGCCCGAGCTCGACGCCGAAGGGCAGGAAACCGGCCTCTTCGAGGTGCCGGCTGGCGGCCGCCGCTATCGTGCGCTGGAATTGCTGGTCAAGCAGAAGCGCCTCAACAAGACCACGCCAGTGCCTTGTATCGTCTCGGAGGCCAGTGACGACATCCTCATCGACGAGGTCTCGCTCGCAGAGAATATCGAGCGCGCGCCGCTGCATCCGCTCGATCAGTACCGCGCCTTCCAGGTCCTTCGTGAGAAGGGCATGAGCGAGGAGGAAATTGCCGCCGCCTTTTTCGTCGACGCCAAGGTGGTGAAGCAGCGCCTGCGCCTGGTCTCGGTCTCGCCGGCGCTGCTCGAGACCTATGCCGAGGACGGCATGACGCTGGAACAGCTGATGGCCTTCACCGTCTCCGACAACCATGCCCGCCAGGAACAGGTCTGGGAGGCGATCAAGGATGGCTGGCAGAAGGAGCCTTACACCATCCGACGCATGCTGACCGAGACCACGGTGCGGGCCTCCGACAAGCGGGCGCTCTTCGTCGGTATCGAGGCTTATGAGGCGGCGGGCGGCTATGTTCTGCGCGATCTGTTCCAGCAGGACGATGGCGGTTGGCTCCAGGACCCGGTGCTGCTCGACCGGCTGGCGGGCGAGAAGCTGAAGGCCGAGGCGGAGACCATCGCCGCCGAGGGCTGGAAGTGGATCGAGGTCGCGGTGGACTTCCCCTATGGCCATACCAGTCGCCTGCGTCGCCTGACCGGCACCACAGTCGATCTGACCGACGACGAACGTGCCGAGCGTGAGAAGCTGCGGGACGAGTTCGACGCGCTGGAGGCGGAATGCGCCCAAGCCGACGAGTTCCCCGACGAGGTGGACGCACGGCTCGGCGAGATCGAGGTGACGCTGGAGGCCTTCGAGGCCCGGCCGATGCGCTATGACGCCGACCAGATGGCTCGCGCCGGTGTCTTCGTCAGCATCCGCCATGACGGCCAGCTTGCCGTCGAGCGCGGTTATGTCCGCCCCGAAGACGAGGCGGCGGACGGTCAGGAAGGCGATGGCGCCGATGGGTGTTCTCTCGAGGGCGGCGAGTCCGGTGGTATGCAGCGCGCTGTCATCACCTTGGGCGGTACGGCGACCGACCCCGAGGAGGACGAAGAGCTTGAGACCATCCGACCGCTGCCCGATCGGCTCGTCAGCGAGCTGACCGCGCATCGCACGCTGGCGCTCCGCGATGCCGTGGCGACCAACCCGCATGTCGCCATGTCGGCGCTGCTGCACCGGCTGGTCGCCGATTGCTTCCTGCCGCACTCCATCAGGGGGTGCCTTGAGGCCCATGTCCGGGAGGTTCATTTCCCGGCGCAAGCCGACGACCTCGGCGAAAGTGTCTCGGCGCGCGCCATCGCCGAGCGGCACGAACGCTGGGGTGATCACATCCCGGCTGACGATGCCGCGCTCTGGGACTGGCTGGTCGATCAGGACGACGACACCCGCATGGAGTTGCTCGCCCATTGCATCAGCTTCGGCGTCAACGCCTTGCACGAGAAGCCCAACCCCTATGGCGGTATGGGCGTCAGCCAGCACGGGCTGGACATTCGCCTGTCCCAGGCCGACCGGCTGGCGCGGGCGACGGGCCTCGACATGGTGGCGGTGGGCTGGCGGCCGACCGTCGGCAACTATCTCGGCCGCGTGACCAAGCCGCGGATCATCGAGGCGGTGCGCGAAGGCGCCGGCGAACGGGCGGCGCAGCTCATCGACCATCTGAAGAAGGGCGACATGGCCAAGGAGGCCGAGCGCCTGCTGGCTGAAACCGGCTGGT